A region of the Dromaius novaehollandiae isolate bDroNov1 chromosome W, bDroNov1.hap1, whole genome shotgun sequence genome:
AAACAGTAGAGGGAATCGCTTCTGGGCAGCCCCCAAATAACATGCcaatactgaaaaaataagttGAGCAGACTCATTAGGTAAGATACACAGCAGAAGCcttaaaaaagcagagaagaagcaCACACAATAAATCTaacttttttgctttatttatgtaCATCTGTTGTATCAGATTTACTCCCGAGCCATGAGCTTCtgcttcttcagcttcttttgggatatctgaaaaataaaaagcaacagtgaAAGCCTACACCTACAAAAAACATGTTACAAAACACCTTTTAGAACATACCACATTGCTTAAAGGTTTTTATAGTTACATACAGAAAAGCATACCTAAATTTTAGTGAAACACATCAAATTAAGATAGGCCAACTGAATGATCTAAACAGGCCATCGTCTTTCAACACTTAGGTATCTACAAAAAGACCGTTCTTTGTTTTCACCTACATTTTGCAGCATGAACTGGGAAAGCCGTAAAtactccaggggaaaaaaaaaacgccAATACTCTTATGCCGTGCTGGAGTATCTATCTACACATACAGTTGTCCTGAACAGATAACCAGGAATTGTTCCAGGCATAGAGAAGCACTAAGCTCACAGCCCAAGAAGCACAGCAAGCCATCTTCACAGTATACATCACTGACGAAACTTTTTCAAGTTCTCAATATTGTATTCACATTAATACTGAGGTtgctcagaaatacatttttttttcatgggcATTCCAAAGGTGTCCTAAGACAGTCATCATAGCAACCGCTTTGTCTGAAAAATGCAAAGTACTGAAATTCAGGCTCCTTAACAATGACATTTTAAGAAACGAGAGAAAAAAACACTATGACACTTCCTACCTTTTTCTTCTGAGCAACTTCTTCTTCTGGTTTAGGAACAATCTGCTCTTTCTCAGTGAGGATCATCTCAATGTGGCAGGGGGAGCTCATGTAGGGGTTGATCCTACCATGAGCTCTGTAGGTACGCCTGCGCATTTTGGGAGCCTTGTTGACCTGGATGTGCTCAATTACCAGAGAATCCACATCGAGACCCTAGGAGGAAAAAAACGCAGAAGACTTGtgactaattttttttctataaataaaaaaaaaaaatctttgtagcaAAAACATGCATGATCACCATGCCACACCTGTCATTGCTGACAAACATCTGACAGTTTAACTTGACAGTAtcacaaaacaaagcatttattAAGCAGAGGCATCAagtaaagccagaaaaaaaacccacagagtaTCTTTCTAGATGTCACAAGGAACTCAAAATCATGCTGATGGCTCAGAAGGAAGATTTTATTTCATAGTTATTCCAAAGGTGTCCTAAGATAGTCATCACCGCCATCAAAATTGCCAAGTTTAAATACTGAATACATTACAAAGACATAAATTAACCAGAAGTGTACAgaagattttgctttgttttgtacaTTTTAAGAGATTTGGCACACACTCTAAGCAGTTGATGACAGAATGCATGAACCAGCTATCAATTAAAAATTATCCCTTATGTTTTATCTTGAAGAATGCATGTAACGTCACCTAAACAAATAGCAAACCAAAGCCTCAGACCTTGACTATACAATTCAGAGCTTCATGTATAAAGCAAGCCCTATCTGGCCTTTGAGTTTTGAGCCACTGAGGTTCAGGACTACTGACACAGAGAACACCACGAACAATTTGCATTTAATAATGCCCAGTTAACCTACCTTGAGCTCAGCATTGCTCTCTGCATTTTTGAGCATATGCAGTAAGAACTCTGCACTTTTCTTGGGCCAGCGTCCCTGTGTCCAGCCCCACTGCTTGGCCTGGAAGAAGAAGAGAGCTCTGTTTTTATCCTGGCTACAACAAAACTATTACATGCCCTTTTACCAAGATTGctcagaaaataaatttcttttcatgtttaaTCCAAAGGTGTCCTAAGAAAGTCATCACAGCAATCAAAATCAGCAATTTAACTTCTCACACAATAATACGAGTATTCCCTTTTAGCTGACATaccaaaataatacatttaaactATTCCCTAAGGCCTTTCACACAAAACTGAAAACTGTCATGCTGCAATGTTTCATGCTAGCTATACAAGAACTAAAGACACTCCCTTCTCTCACTTATGTTTTAATGTGATGTTTTGACCAACACTGACAGAATATTCCCAACACAGTCTCAACTCCATCTTTTATCTCTTCTTTAATGAATCATACCCAAGCATCCTTCCCCCATTTTCATCTCAACCTCACCTGGGCACATCTACCAACTCCGCCATTGTAGCGACGGAAGGGAACACACTGCTTCTTCAGGGTCACATCCTTCAAGTACTTGGTGGCCTTTCGGATATGCATGCCCTTGATAGCCTGGGCAGTTTCACGAGTGTTCtaacaaaacaaagcacaggaaaagcTGCTCTCAACAACTCTTTCCAAGTAACAATATAAGCAAAAGCACATGTCCCTCTTTcccaaaaaagtcttttttttccccctacctaCCTCTATAATCTTAATAATGGGAGTCATACTACTGATTTCGTTACTCCAAcatgcttttgttgttgttttaacaaGCGGCTAGACCACTCCAGACAGCAAAATTAAAcccatgtacttttaaaatacatttacactTATGATAGGTCCTCTTCATCCACTAATCCAAAAACCCAGAGCCTGAAGGATAAATTCCTGCTAAAATATCACACATGGCCCCTCACAGGAAGTAAGGAGAAGGCAAACAAGCTACACTGATTTAAAATCCATGTGAGACAAttaagaaagggagagaggaaatgtcttggaaagaaaaatcaggagtAAGGTATCACTGCTTAGGACAGTATGCTAAACACAATTTCAAAGAGAAACTTCAATCATGTTTGAACACAGTAAAAAGgcaaaccaaaataaattaaacCTCTTAAGGTGCTTTTCACCCGCATGATATATAGCACTTTGCAGAAAAGTATCTGCTCAGAACCCAGCTTTGTGGGATTAAATCAAAAGTGTCCTAAATTCACTGCTGCAACTAAGTATTTTCCAGAGAAATGTATTCACTCATAGGCAGTCCTCCTGCCGAACACAGGAAGTCTTCTGTGCCACACTTCTTGACTAGCAGTATGATCGGATTAGCAGGAAGATCTTTCCAAAtaaccaaaaatgaaaaatgagacagACAAAACAAATCACTAATCTGATGCTAGCCCAATTCCTGCTGCTACGGCCATTGCAATTAACTGTGTTTCCCTACTGTATTTTATTATCTATATTTGACAGCAGGCTTTTTAGGACACAGCACATGTTTTTTATTCCTGTGGATAAAAAACAAGTAGCTTAAAACAAGCATAAGCCATATCCTATGCTACCACACTCCAATAACTATGACACAGTGACATAGTGACGCACGAAAGAAAACGACTATTCCCTTTACAAACTCAACTTGCTTTTCTTATTACGCACAAGCTGCATACCTTGAAATGGACTCGCAGGTTGGATCCCCTTGACTTGCATGCTGCGGACAAAAAACAGGAACTTTTTAAACGCGAACCTCAACGGCTTCGGCAAGGTGCCACACGACCACGCACGAGCAGCAACTCACATTTCGTGGGGTTCTCCGGGTCCAGGGAGTAGCGGACCATTTTCGGAGCTCAACTgtggaaaagcagcacagaaaagcgTATTCAACGTCTAACGCGCACATTCAAAACCACGATTATGTCACTGCGGATGGCTAAAGGGAAGGACTGctcagaaatttaattttttttcacgtTTAAATCCAAAGGTGTCCTAAGAGAGTCATCACCGCAGCcacggccgccccccgcggcctGCTTCCACCTCGCAGCCCCGacagcgccccccccgccgccgccatctccGTCCCTGCCCGC
Encoded here:
- the LOC112994479 gene encoding large ribosomal subunit protein uL22, which translates into the protein MVRYSLDPENPTKSCKSRGSNLRVHFKNTRETAQAIKGMHIRKATKYLKDVTLKKQCVPFRRYNGGVGRCAQAKQWGWTQGRWPKKSAEFLLHMLKNAESNAELKGLDVDSLVIEHIQVNKAPKMRRRTYRAHGRINPYMSSPCHIEMILTEKEQIVPKPEEEVAQKKKISQKKLKKQKLMARE